A genomic stretch from Helianthus annuus cultivar XRQ/B chromosome 1, HanXRQr2.0-SUNRISE, whole genome shotgun sequence includes:
- the LOC110866385 gene encoding G2/mitotic-specific cyclin S13-7 has protein sequence MGSRHLLQEQNRGDQVVGVMKQKAAVPAAGQNKSRRALGDIGNMVTIRPLDGKQLPAITRPVTRSFCAQLLANAQKDAAEKKKKPLTMNVDNNRVVPKKKLPVKPKAQPVPDNVTVIEISPDTEERQKPESSQSKRNKKPQSSLTSTLTARSKAACGLNYKPKPKNIIDIDAEDVGNELAEVEYVEDIYKFYKLVENESRVHDYIHSQPEINDKMRAILVDWLIEVHNKFELTNETLYLTINIVDRFLAAETVARRELQCVGMSAMLIASKYEEIWAPEVNDLVQISDRAYEHRHVLVMEKRILGRLEWNLTVPTPYVFLVRFIKAAATPLDTNMENMVYFYAELGMMNYEVVIRFCPSMVAAAAVYAARATLNSAALTKSEVWHETLEVHTGFTEREVMECAKRMVVCHSMAVTDEKRRVIYRKYSNVSRGAVALYPPAKDLLTAALTL, from the exons ATGGGTTCTCGTcatcttcttcaagaacaaaacagag GTGATCAAGTAGTTGGGGTTATGAAACAAAAGGCGGCGGTTCCGGCCGCCGGACAGAACAAGAGCCGCCGTGCATTGGGTGATATCGGCAACATGGTTACTATCCGGCCACTTGACGGCAAGCAACTTCCGGCAATAACCCGACCCGTTACCAGAAGTTTTTGTGCACAATTACTAGCCAATGCACAAAAAGATGCAGCCGAAAAGAAAAAG AAACCCTTGACGATGAATGTCGATAACAACCGAGTGGTTCCCAAGAAGAAACTTCCGGTCAAGCCGAAAGCACAACCGGTGCCAGATAATGTTACCGTGATCGAAATCAGCCCCGACACAGAAGAAAGACAGAAGCCCGAATCATCGCAGTCTAAACGAAACAAGAAACCACAATCTTCGCTCACTTCCACACTTACTGCCCGGAGCAAAGCGGCGTGTGGTTTGAACTACAAGCCTAAACCGAAAAACATTATTGATATCGACGCTGAAGATGTCGGTAATGAGCTAGCGGAAGTCGAGTATGTTGAAGATatttacaaattttacaaactCGTAGAG AATGAGAGTAGAGTCCATGACTATATACACTCACAACCCGAAATCAACGACAAGATGAGGGCTATCCTAGTCGATTGGCTGATCGAGGTGCACAATAAATTTGAGCTCACAAACGAAACATTGTACCTAACAATTAACATTGTGGACCGGTTCTTGGCGGCTGAAACTGTGGCTAGAAGAGAACTACAATGTGTAGGAATGAGTGCAATGCTAATTGCTTCAAAATATGAAGAAATATGGGCTCCAGAAGTCAATGATCTGGTTCAAATCTCGGATCGGGCTTATGAGCATCGACATGTTTTGGTGATGGAGAAGCGGATTCTGGGTCGGTTGGAGTGGAACTTAACTGTTCCTACGCCCTATGTGTTCCTTGTTAGGTTCATCAAAGCTGCAGCCACTCCACTGGATACCAAT ATGGAGAATATGGTGTATTTCTATGCTGAATTGGGGATGATGAATTACGAGGTTGTTATACGGTTTTGTCCGTCAATGGTGGCGGCGGCTGCGGTGTATGCGGCACGTGCCACGTTGAACAGTGCGGCGTTGACCAAGAGTGAGGTGTGGCATGAGACTCTAGAAGTGCACACGGGGTTCACGGAGCGGGAAGTGATGGAGTGTGCGAAGAGGATGGTGGTGTGTCATTCGATGGCGGTGACGGACGAAAAGAGAAGGGTGATTTACCGGAAGTATTCGAATGTGTCGCGAGGCGCGGTGGCGCTTTACCCACCGGCCAAAGATCTGTTGACCGCAGCCTTGACTTTGTAG